A genomic segment from Janibacter sp. DB-40 encodes:
- a CDS encoding DUF998 domain-containing protein, translating into MSPTDELGAPSSHLARPGTARHSGRPDGTTRYRLGGLLLLLAGLYFVGEAWAAAGWEGRPYRWTVDAISELGVPETRYAGGEPFAATHHVVMNATFVATGLRTLLAGVVLAPFVPRRARRTVLGLTVAYGVGVVIVGLFPTGVPSTRADIHGVGAVLTIAGGSVLLLALAVSLSGRHRRLALLTLVLGLLSTGGTVCGVLEIGGFGLVERVAVYTVLLWQVLAGIAVLVSGPRTHPPV; encoded by the coding sequence GTGAGCCCGACGGATGAGCTCGGGGCGCCGTCGTCGCACCTCGCGCGACCGGGCACTGCTCGGCACTCCGGCCGGCCGGACGGAACCACCCGGTACCGCCTCGGCGGTCTGCTCCTGCTGCTTGCCGGTCTCTACTTCGTCGGCGAGGCGTGGGCGGCCGCCGGCTGGGAGGGGCGCCCCTACCGCTGGACGGTCGACGCGATCAGCGAGCTCGGCGTCCCGGAGACGCGGTACGCGGGTGGTGAGCCCTTCGCCGCGACCCACCACGTCGTGATGAACGCGACCTTCGTCGCCACCGGTCTGCGGACCCTCCTCGCGGGGGTCGTCCTCGCCCCCTTCGTCCCTCGGCGCGCCCGCCGGACGGTGCTCGGTCTCACGGTCGCCTACGGGGTGGGCGTGGTCATCGTCGGGCTCTTCCCGACCGGGGTGCCCTCCACCCGGGCGGACATCCACGGTGTCGGGGCCGTCCTGACGATCGCCGGCGGGAGCGTCCTCCTCCTGGCGCTGGCCGTATCGCTGTCCGGTCGCCACCGGCGACTGGCGCTGCTCACGCTCGTCCTGGGGCTCCTGTCCACGGGCGGCACCGTCTGCGGCGTGCTGGAGATCGGGGGCTTCGGTCTCGTCGAGCGGGTCGCCGTCTACACCGTCCTGCTGTGGCAGGTCCTCGCCGGCATCGCCGTCCTGGTCAGCGGGCCCCGCACGCACCCACCCGTCTGA
- a CDS encoding Glu/Leu/Phe/Val dehydrogenase dimerization domain-containing protein gives MHNPHWDSTSKTESRVHRVPDGALDAVDAVPGQDLVDGPPAHEVTWTDPVTGARGFLVVHTLVGGLATGGTRMRPGCTISEVGDLARGMAIKTSVFGLPVGGAKGGIDFDPRDPRAVGVLERFCAAMLPWLDGHWVTAEDLGVAQSRIDEVFANLGLGQSYHAAITRSANPHRTLERVRAGLDALTDDGLQLGEVIGGYGVAEACLGVADSLGWEQGTTTVSIQGVGTMGGAAAWYLHEEGVKVVALADAAGTLVDPNGLDVPLLLDLRDEYGEIDRSRVPEDVEQLPREAILSTRADIFVPAAISYAIREENASEINAQVVVEAANAATTPPAEAMLTAGGIPVIPDFVANAGAAAWAWWLLQGQVGDDPQDSFTRLKSEMRDKVAVMLAEWRGMGISPRQTGRALAAANHSQLAQQGIIIP, from the coding sequence ATGCACAATCCGCACTGGGACTCGACGAGCAAGACGGAGTCGCGCGTCCACCGCGTCCCCGACGGCGCCCTCGACGCCGTCGACGCCGTCCCCGGTCAGGACCTCGTCGACGGGCCACCGGCCCACGAGGTGACCTGGACCGACCCGGTCACGGGCGCTCGCGGATTCCTCGTCGTCCACACGCTCGTCGGTGGGCTGGCCACGGGCGGGACCCGCATGCGTCCCGGGTGCACGATCTCCGAGGTCGGTGACCTCGCCCGCGGGATGGCCATCAAGACCTCCGTCTTCGGCCTGCCCGTCGGCGGGGCGAAGGGGGGCATCGACTTCGACCCCCGCGACCCGCGAGCCGTGGGCGTGCTGGAGCGCTTCTGCGCTGCGATGCTCCCGTGGCTCGACGGCCACTGGGTCACCGCCGAGGACCTGGGTGTCGCGCAGTCGCGCATCGACGAGGTCTTCGCCAACCTCGGTCTGGGGCAGTCCTACCACGCGGCGATCACACGCTCAGCCAACCCGCACCGCACGCTCGAGCGCGTGCGCGCCGGACTCGACGCCCTCACCGACGACGGTCTGCAGCTCGGCGAGGTCATCGGTGGCTACGGCGTCGCCGAGGCGTGCCTCGGCGTCGCGGACTCGCTCGGCTGGGAGCAGGGCACGACGACGGTCTCCATCCAGGGCGTGGGCACCATGGGCGGTGCCGCCGCCTGGTACCTGCACGAGGAGGGGGTGAAGGTCGTGGCGCTCGCGGATGCCGCGGGCACCCTCGTCGACCCGAACGGACTGGACGTGCCGCTGCTGCTCGACCTGCGCGACGAGTACGGCGAGATCGACCGCAGCCGCGTGCCCGAGGACGTCGAGCAGCTGCCCCGCGAGGCGATCCTCTCGACCCGTGCCGACATCTTCGTCCCGGCCGCGATCTCCTACGCGATCCGCGAGGAGAACGCCTCCGAGATCAACGCGCAGGTCGTCGTCGAGGCGGCCAACGCGGCCACGACGCCACCGGCCGAGGCGATGCTCACCGCCGGCGGGATCCCGGTGATCCCGGACTTCGTCGCCAACGCCGGTGCCGCTGCATGGGCCTGGTGGCTGCTGCAGGGCCAGGTCGGTGACGACCCCCAGGACTCGTTCACCCGGCTGAAGTCGGAGATGCGCGACAAGGTCGCCGTCATGCTCGCCGAGTGGCGGGGCATGGGCATCTCCCCCCGGCAGACCGGCCGGGCCCTGGCTGCGGCCAACCACAGCCAGCTCGCCCAGCAGGGGATCATCATCCCCTGA
- a CDS encoding DUF3830 family protein, whose amino-acid sequence MAARYFTITLESRGVTCRARLLDDEAPLTCEAVWQALPAGSDAFHAKYARNEVYTLIPRITAAPHRENPTITPIPGDVCLFDFEPWEIGNPAYGYDPGSTAHAEQGATDLAIFYGRNNLLINGDMGWVPGSVFGAIEEGLPEMAAACNDLWRNGFAGERLLFARA is encoded by the coding sequence ATGGCAGCCAGGTACTTCACGATCACCCTCGAGTCGCGGGGCGTGACCTGCCGCGCACGGTTGCTCGACGACGAGGCCCCGCTGACCTGCGAGGCGGTGTGGCAGGCCCTGCCCGCGGGCAGCGACGCCTTCCACGCCAAGTACGCGCGCAACGAGGTCTACACCCTCATCCCGCGGATCACGGCGGCCCCGCACCGGGAGAACCCGACGATCACGCCGATCCCCGGTGACGTGTGCCTGTTCGACTTCGAGCCGTGGGAGATCGGCAACCCCGCGTACGGGTACGACCCGGGCTCGACGGCGCACGCGGAGCAGGGCGCGACCGACCTGGCGATCTTCTACGGACGCAACAACCTGCTCATCAACGGCGACATGGGCTGGGTGCCCGGGTCCGTCTTCGGCGCGATCGAGGAGGGCCTGCCCGAGATGGCAGCTGCCTGCAACGACCTGTGGCGCAACGGGTTCGCCGGCGAGCGGCTGCTCTTCGCCCGCGCCTGA
- a CDS encoding GntR family transcriptional regulator: MTLEDLKPVKRRSTVEHIAGELRAAIMSGSLEPGDQLGEADLAERFSVSRGPLREAMQRLVSEGVLVAITNRGVFVAELTLEDVRDVYRTRSVIERGAVEIVLEERRRAQLHEAVQRSVEQMRRAAARGDGPAVSDADQAFHEALVECSHSPRLIRAMRTLLVETRMCLGELRTTYPDLDIQVHEHEALARAFLDDSPARVKSALLAHLDDAVDRLVDKRTEPVD; encoded by the coding sequence ATGACGCTCGAGGACCTCAAGCCCGTGAAGCGGCGCTCGACGGTCGAGCACATCGCCGGCGAGCTCCGTGCGGCGATCATGTCCGGATCCCTCGAACCCGGCGACCAGCTCGGGGAGGCCGACCTCGCCGAGCGGTTCTCCGTCTCGCGCGGCCCCCTGCGCGAGGCCATGCAGCGCCTGGTCTCCGAGGGAGTGCTCGTGGCGATCACCAACCGCGGGGTCTTCGTCGCCGAGCTGACGCTGGAGGACGTCCGCGATGTCTACCGCACCCGGTCGGTCATCGAGCGGGGCGCCGTCGAGATCGTGCTCGAGGAGCGTCGCCGCGCGCAGCTGCACGAGGCCGTGCAGCGCAGCGTCGAGCAGATGCGCCGTGCCGCGGCCCGCGGCGACGGCCCGGCGGTCTCCGACGCGGACCAGGCCTTCCACGAGGCGCTGGTCGAGTGCTCCCACAGCCCCCGGCTGATCAGGGCGATGCGCACGCTGCTCGTCGAAACCCGCATGTGCCTGGGCGAGCTGCGCACCACCTATCCCGACCTGGACATCCAGGTCCACGAGCACGAGGCCCTGGCCCGGGCCTTCCTCGACGACTCCCCCGCCAGGGTGAAGTCCGCCCTGCTCGCCCACCTGGACGACGCCGTCGACCGGCTCGTGGACAAGCGCACCGAGCCGGTCGATTGA
- a CDS encoding amidase produces MNPIEMTAVELVAAYGAKELSPVEATSAVLDRIEEVDGEINAFCLVDRESALEQARASEARWQAGTPIGLLDGVPTSMKDIFLTKGWPTLRGSKAIDPDQPWDVDAPVTARLRADGMVLVGKNTTPEIAWKGVTDSPLTGITRNPVDTRMTAGGSSGGAAASVAGGMGPVNVGTDAGGSIRIPASFCGIVGFKPTHGRVPMFPASPFGPLAHAGPMTRTVEDAALLMDILSLPDHRDPTSLAPPRLTFRGEFNREVTGLPVAYSKTLGYVEVDEEVGRICDDVVARIDAAGMPVTAADPGFDDPLEAFELMWAASAATLLRTMPGARKTVDPALGEVWDRGEEVGAVEFLQARALAAALGITMGAFHEQHNVLITPTMPITAFEAGHDVPPGSGLKTWPQWTQFTYPFNMTQQPAISIPVGTTSAGLPVGLQIVGPRHSDDLVLAVARFVEWLIAN; encoded by the coding sequence ATGAACCCGATCGAGATGACCGCCGTCGAGCTCGTCGCCGCCTACGGCGCGAAGGAGCTCTCGCCCGTCGAGGCGACCAGCGCGGTCCTCGACCGCATCGAGGAGGTCGACGGCGAGATCAACGCCTTCTGCCTCGTCGACCGCGAGAGCGCCCTCGAGCAGGCACGTGCCTCCGAGGCCCGCTGGCAGGCCGGGACGCCCATCGGGCTGCTCGACGGCGTGCCGACCTCGATGAAGGACATCTTCCTCACCAAGGGCTGGCCGACGCTGCGCGGCTCCAAGGCGATCGACCCCGACCAGCCGTGGGACGTCGACGCGCCCGTCACGGCACGGCTGCGCGCCGACGGGATGGTCCTCGTCGGCAAGAACACGACCCCCGAGATCGCCTGGAAGGGCGTCACCGACTCACCGCTGACCGGCATCACTCGCAACCCCGTCGACACCCGGATGACCGCTGGTGGCTCGTCGGGGGGCGCCGCGGCATCCGTCGCCGGCGGGATGGGACCGGTGAACGTGGGGACCGACGCCGGCGGCAGCATCCGCATCCCCGCGTCCTTCTGCGGGATCGTCGGCTTCAAGCCGACCCACGGCCGCGTCCCGATGTTCCCGGCGAGCCCCTTCGGACCGCTGGCCCACGCCGGCCCCATGACGCGTACCGTCGAGGACGCCGCCCTGCTCATGGACATCCTGTCCCTGCCCGACCACCGCGACCCCACCTCCCTGGCGCCGCCGCGACTGACCTTCCGGGGTGAGTTCAACCGCGAGGTCACCGGCCTCCCCGTCGCCTACTCCAAGACGCTGGGGTACGTCGAGGTGGACGAGGAGGTCGGTCGCATCTGCGACGACGTGGTCGCCAGGATCGACGCGGCCGGGATGCCGGTGACGGCGGCCGACCCGGGCTTTGACGACCCGCTCGAGGCGTTCGAGCTGATGTGGGCGGCCAGCGCGGCCACCCTCCTGCGGACGATGCCCGGCGCCCGCAAGACGGTCGATCCCGCTCTGGGAGAGGTGTGGGACCGCGGCGAGGAGGTCGGGGCGGTCGAGTTCCTCCAGGCGCGTGCCCTCGCGGCCGCGCTCGGGATCACCATGGGTGCCTTCCACGAGCAGCACAACGTGCTCATCACGCCGACGATGCCGATCACGGCCTTCGAGGCGGGTCACGACGTGCCACCGGGCAGCGGGCTGAAGACCTGGCCGCAGTGGACGCAGTTCACCTACCCGTTCAACATGACGCAGCAGCCGGCGATCAGCATCCCCGTCGGCACCACGTCCGCGGGTCTGCCGGTCGGTCTGCAGATCGTCGGGCCGCGCCACTCCGACGACCTCGTCCTGGCCGTCGCGCGCTTCGTGGAGTGGCTCATCGCGAACTGA
- a CDS encoding D-2-hydroxyacid dehydrogenase, whose amino-acid sequence MSTEPVVVVLHNENRPSPEALAPVTERADVRFTEADGLAAAMEGADVVFAYDFLSTALAEAWHAAGSVQWVHIAAAGVDPLMTPEVRESDVVITNSRGVFDDAIAEYVLGQVLSFAKDLPRSLRLQDEATWQHRESERVAGTRALVVGTGPIGRAIARLLRAAGLEVSGSGRRERTGDPDFGDVSATEDLHEALGRADWVVAIAPLTDQTSGMFDADAFAAMQPHARFINVGRGELVRTDDLVTALRSEQIAGAALDVVDPEPLPEDHPLWSLPDVMITPHNSGDFVGWRDALVDLFAENFVRWVDGRPLDNIVDTSLGYVPTTRS is encoded by the coding sequence ATGTCGACAGAGCCCGTCGTCGTGGTCCTCCACAACGAGAATCGCCCCTCTCCGGAGGCCCTCGCGCCAGTGACCGAGCGGGCCGATGTCCGCTTCACCGAGGCCGACGGACTGGCCGCCGCGATGGAGGGTGCCGACGTCGTCTTCGCCTACGACTTCCTCAGCACCGCGCTCGCCGAGGCCTGGCACGCGGCCGGGTCGGTGCAGTGGGTGCACATCGCCGCGGCCGGGGTGGACCCGCTGATGACGCCCGAGGTCCGCGAGAGCGACGTCGTCATCACCAACTCCCGTGGTGTCTTCGACGACGCGATCGCCGAGTACGTCCTGGGCCAGGTGCTCTCCTTCGCCAAGGACCTGCCGCGGTCGCTGCGGCTGCAGGACGAGGCCACCTGGCAGCACCGCGAGTCCGAGCGGGTCGCCGGGACACGCGCGCTCGTCGTCGGGACGGGACCGATCGGCCGCGCGATCGCCCGGCTCCTGCGGGCCGCCGGGCTCGAGGTCTCCGGCTCCGGACGAAGGGAGCGGACCGGCGATCCGGACTTCGGTGACGTCTCCGCCACCGAGGACCTCCACGAGGCACTCGGGCGGGCGGACTGGGTGGTGGCGATCGCCCCGCTGACCGACCAGACGTCCGGGATGTTCGACGCGGACGCCTTCGCGGCGATGCAGCCGCACGCCCGCTTCATCAACGTGGGCCGTGGCGAGCTGGTGCGGACCGACGACCTGGTCACCGCCCTTCGCTCCGAGCAGATCGCCGGTGCCGCCCTCGACGTCGTCGACCCGGAGCCGCTGCCGGAGGACCACCCGCTGTGGTCCCTGCCGGACGTCATGATCACCCCCCACAACTCCGGCGACTTCGTCGGCTGGCGTGACGCCCTGGTCGACCTCTTCGCCGAGAACTTCGTGCGCTGGGTCGACGGGCGCCCGCTGGACAACATCGTCGACACGTCGCTGGGCTACGTTCCGACCACCAGGAGCTGA
- a CDS encoding aminotransferase class III-fold pyridoxal phosphate-dependent enzyme, with product MTALSPLLKQATPVTVDHALGSEVFDSDGRRFLDFTAGIGVVSTGHCHPKVVAAAQEQVGKLIHGQYTTVMHRPLQQLVEKLSCVLPAHLDSLFFANSGSEALEAALRLSRQATGRPNVIVFHGGFHGRTVATASMTTSGTRFSAGISPLMGGVHVAPFPTAYRYGWSEEEATRFALQELDYMFATLTSPQETAAFIVEPVLGEGGYIPGNTAFFQGLRERADKHGILLVMDEVQTGFGRTGAMFGHQHFGVQPDIMTMAKGIASGFPISGIAASQDLMGKAWPGSQGGTYGANAVACAAAVATLGVIEEEGLVANAAERGTQLLEGAKAAAIDGIGDVRGLGLLVGSEFTAADGSPDSARAAKAQQTAAGKGLLMLTCGAHMNVVRMIPPLVVTAEQVDEALGIWAEVLAEV from the coding sequence ATGACAGCGCTGTCCCCCCTGCTCAAGCAGGCCACCCCCGTGACCGTCGACCACGCACTCGGCTCCGAGGTGTTCGACTCCGACGGCCGCCGCTTCCTCGACTTCACCGCCGGCATCGGCGTCGTGAGCACGGGGCACTGCCACCCGAAGGTCGTCGCCGCCGCGCAGGAGCAGGTCGGCAAGCTCATCCACGGCCAGTACACCACCGTGATGCACAGGCCGCTCCAGCAACTGGTCGAGAAGCTCTCCTGCGTGCTCCCGGCCCACCTCGACTCGCTCTTCTTCGCCAACTCCGGCTCCGAGGCGCTCGAGGCCGCGCTGCGCCTGAGCCGCCAGGCGACCGGCCGGCCCAACGTCATCGTCTTCCACGGCGGCTTCCACGGCCGCACCGTGGCGACGGCGAGCATGACGACGTCCGGCACCCGCTTCTCGGCGGGCATCTCGCCGCTGATGGGCGGGGTGCACGTCGCCCCCTTCCCCACCGCCTACCGCTACGGGTGGAGCGAGGAGGAGGCGACCCGCTTCGCCCTGCAGGAGCTGGACTACATGTTCGCGACGCTCACCTCCCCGCAGGAGACCGCCGCCTTCATCGTCGAGCCGGTGCTGGGCGAAGGGGGGTACATCCCGGGCAACACCGCCTTCTTCCAGGGCCTGCGCGAGCGTGCCGACAAGCACGGCATCCTGTTGGTCATGGACGAGGTGCAGACGGGCTTCGGTCGCACGGGCGCGATGTTCGGGCACCAGCACTTCGGCGTGCAGCCGGACATCATGACGATGGCCAAGGGGATCGCCTCCGGCTTCCCGATCTCCGGCATCGCCGCCTCGCAGGACCTGATGGGCAAGGCCTGGCCCGGGTCGCAGGGCGGGACCTACGGAGCCAACGCCGTCGCCTGCGCCGCTGCCGTGGCGACCCTCGGGGTCATCGAGGAGGAGGGCCTGGTAGCCAACGCCGCCGAGCGCGGCACGCAGCTGCTCGAGGGGGCGAAGGCCGCCGCGATCGACGGCATCGGGGACGTGCGCGGACTCGGCCTGCTCGTCGGCAGCGAGTTCACCGCCGCCGACGGCAGCCCGGACAGTGCCCGAGCGGCGAAGGCGCAGCAGACCGCGGCGGGCAAGGGCCTGCTCATGCTCACCTGCGGCGCGCACATGAACGTCGTGCGGATGATCCCCCCGCTCGTCGTCACCGCCGAGCAGGTGGACGAGGCGCTGGGCATCTGGGCCGAGGTCCTGGCGGAGGTCTGA
- a CDS encoding NAD-dependent succinate-semialdehyde dehydrogenase: MQDSQITQDREREAIESLPTGLFIDGEWRPTAATLPVYDPSTGTVLCEVADATPQEASAALDAAVAAQPGWAATAPRERSEILSRAYDLLIEESERLALIMTLEMGKPLAEARGEVKYAAEFFRWFAEEAVRIDGGFMTAPAGGSRFLVSKEPVGPCILITPWNFPMAMGTRKIGPAMAAGCTSVIKPASQTPLSTLALVEILERAGMPKGVVNVVTTSKTDDVMTPLILDPRSRKISFTGSTPVGKHLLELAAKTVMRTSMELGGNAPFLVFEDADLDVAVEGAMLAKMRNIGQACTAANRILVQRPVAEEFSRRLTERMAALQMGRGVEDGVVVGPLVNQGAVDKVDELVRDAVSRGATAQLGGEPSSREGYYYPATVLTGVPAEADLASTEIFGPVAAIGEFDTEEEAIRLANDTPFGLISYVFTQSLDRGLRVSGALEAGMVGLNQGVVSNPAAPFGGIKESGVGREGGFVGIDEFLETKYIGVKI, encoded by the coding sequence ATGCAGGACAGCCAGATCACGCAGGACCGCGAGCGGGAGGCCATCGAGTCGCTGCCCACCGGCCTCTTCATCGACGGGGAGTGGCGGCCCACGGCCGCGACCCTGCCGGTCTACGACCCCTCGACGGGCACCGTCCTGTGCGAGGTCGCCGACGCGACGCCGCAGGAGGCCTCCGCCGCCCTCGACGCCGCCGTCGCGGCGCAGCCCGGCTGGGCCGCGACCGCACCTCGGGAGCGCAGCGAGATCCTCTCTCGCGCCTACGACCTGCTCATCGAGGAGAGCGAGCGGCTCGCGCTGATCATGACCCTCGAGATGGGCAAGCCCCTGGCCGAGGCCCGCGGCGAGGTGAAGTACGCGGCCGAGTTCTTCCGCTGGTTCGCCGAGGAGGCCGTGCGCATCGACGGTGGTTTCATGACGGCGCCGGCCGGGGGGTCGCGCTTCCTCGTCTCCAAGGAGCCGGTCGGCCCCTGCATCCTCATCACGCCGTGGAACTTCCCGATGGCGATGGGCACCCGCAAGATCGGGCCGGCGATGGCCGCCGGGTGCACCTCGGTGATCAAGCCCGCGTCGCAGACCCCGCTGTCGACGCTCGCCCTCGTCGAGATCCTCGAGCGGGCCGGCATGCCCAAGGGTGTGGTCAACGTCGTGACGACGAGCAAGACCGACGACGTGATGACGCCGCTCATCCTCGACCCGCGCTCGCGCAAGATCTCCTTCACCGGGTCCACCCCCGTCGGCAAGCACCTGCTCGAGCTCGCGGCGAAGACGGTGATGCGCACGTCGATGGAACTCGGGGGCAATGCCCCCTTCCTCGTCTTCGAGGACGCCGACCTCGACGTCGCGGTCGAGGGCGCGATGCTGGCCAAGATGCGCAACATCGGCCAGGCCTGCACGGCCGCCAACCGCATCCTCGTCCAGCGTCCGGTGGCCGAGGAGTTCTCCCGCCGGCTCACCGAGCGGATGGCCGCGCTGCAGATGGGCCGCGGTGTCGAAGACGGCGTCGTCGTCGGGCCGCTCGTCAACCAGGGAGCGGTCGACAAGGTCGACGAGCTCGTCCGCGACGCCGTCTCCCGGGGCGCGACGGCGCAGCTCGGTGGCGAGCCGTCGAGCCGAGAGGGGTACTACTACCCCGCGACCGTCCTCACCGGGGTCCCCGCCGAGGCCGACCTCGCGAGCACCGAGATCTTCGGTCCGGTCGCGGCGATCGGGGAGTTCGACACCGAGGAGGAGGCGATCCGACTGGCCAACGACACCCCCTTCGGCCTGATCTCCTACGTCTTCACGCAGAGCCTGGACCGCGGTCTGCGGGTCAGTGGAGCGCTGGAGGCGGGGATGGTCGGCCTGAACCAGGGCGTCGTGTCCAACCCGGCCGCACCCTTCGGTGGGATCAAGGAGTCCGGCGTCGGCCGCGAGGGCGGGTTCGTCGGCATCGACGAGTTCCTCGAGACGAAGTACATCGGCGTGAAGATCTGA
- a CDS encoding maleate cis-trans isomerase, producing the protein MSPTIGMIYPDHAAEDEYPWAAALLDVELPVAHIYGTDLHAVPELLDLGSPERLAGGAAELAQYEPDAVVWACTSGSFVYGPKGVEDQIAALAGAAGVPASSTSAAFAAALEHLGITTVAVAASYPHDVASLFVDFLDAAGTRVVSMSSAGIDTAAEVGQLTPKQVIDLAAANDHPDAQALLVPDTAMRTLAVVPELEARLGKPVLTANQVTIWQGLRLVGETPSMPQLGTLFRAKPGS; encoded by the coding sequence ATGAGCCCCACGATCGGGATGATCTACCCGGACCACGCAGCCGAGGACGAGTACCCCTGGGCCGCAGCCCTGCTCGACGTGGAGCTGCCCGTGGCCCACATCTACGGCACCGACCTGCACGCGGTCCCCGAGCTGCTCGACCTCGGCAGCCCGGAGCGGCTCGCCGGGGGCGCCGCGGAGCTGGCGCAGTACGAGCCGGATGCCGTCGTGTGGGCGTGCACCTCGGGCAGCTTCGTCTACGGGCCGAAGGGGGTCGAGGACCAGATCGCGGCCCTCGCCGGTGCCGCCGGTGTGCCGGCGTCGAGCACGAGCGCCGCCTTCGCCGCCGCGCTGGAGCACCTCGGCATCACCACGGTCGCCGTCGCCGCGAGCTATCCGCACGACGTCGCCTCGCTCTTCGTCGACTTCCTCGACGCGGCGGGGACGCGGGTGGTCTCCATGTCGAGCGCGGGCATCGACACCGCAGCCGAGGTCGGGCAGCTCACGCCCAAGCAGGTCATCGATCTCGCCGCCGCCAACGACCACCCCGATGCCCAGGCCCTGCTCGTGCCGGACACCGCGATGCGCACGCTTGCCGTCGTGCCCGAGCTGGAGGCCCGCCTCGGCAAGCCGGTGCTCACCGCCAACCAGGTGACGATCTGGCAGGGACTGCGGCTGGTCGGGGAGACCCCCTCGATGCCGCAGCTCGGCACCCTCTTCCGGGCGAAGCCGGGATCATGA
- a CDS encoding LysR family transcriptional regulator, whose translation MELSLRRLQMLRELHRRGTVTAAAAALHYSPSGVSQQLAQLEREVGVTLVERFGRRVQLTDLGLVLLEHAEEILGAVERATAALEAAQEGVTAKLTVGVWASVAAGLLPRALTTLAANHPGIQVHTTELVPEQSAAAVLEGKFDAAFVIDYSDHEMDWDPSLTRTVVAVERLHAAVPAETVARETVSLLQLAEHPWILSGPRSHFGQAVRIACHKQGFAPRIAHTVEEQPTALALTAAGLGVTLVSDLALAMRPEGVDIVALDKPVMRTISVAHRGSSVPRRSIDLFIDAVRTASAEQGLGASNSLPLSASD comes from the coding sequence ATGGAACTGTCCCTGCGTCGGTTGCAGATGCTGCGTGAGCTCCATCGCCGCGGCACGGTGACGGCCGCGGCCGCAGCACTCCACTACAGCCCCTCCGGGGTCTCCCAGCAGCTCGCCCAGCTCGAGCGCGAGGTCGGCGTCACGCTCGTCGAGCGCTTCGGCCGGCGTGTCCAGCTGACCGACCTCGGTCTGGTGCTCCTCGAGCACGCCGAGGAGATCCTCGGCGCCGTCGAGCGGGCCACGGCCGCGCTCGAGGCGGCCCAGGAGGGCGTCACCGCGAAGCTGACCGTCGGGGTGTGGGCCTCGGTGGCAGCCGGCCTGCTCCCCCGGGCCCTGACGACGCTGGCGGCCAACCACCCGGGGATCCAGGTGCACACGACCGAGCTGGTCCCCGAGCAGAGCGCCGCCGCGGTGCTCGAGGGCAAGTTCGACGCGGCCTTCGTCATCGACTACTCCGACCACGAGATGGACTGGGACCCGAGCCTGACCCGGACCGTCGTCGCGGTGGAGCGGCTGCACGCCGCCGTGCCCGCGGAGACGGTGGCCCGCGAGACCGTCTCCCTGCTCCAGCTGGCGGAGCACCCGTGGATCCTGTCCGGTCCGCGCTCGCACTTCGGCCAGGCGGTGCGCATCGCCTGCCACAAGCAGGGCTTCGCGCCCCGGATCGCGCACACGGTCGAGGAGCAGCCCACGGCGCTGGCCCTGACGGCCGCCGGTCTCGGGGTCACCCTCGTCTCGGACCTCGCGCTGGCCATGCGGCCGGAGGGAGTGGACATCGTCGCCCTCGACAAGCCGGTGATGCGCACGATCTCGGTGGCCCACCGGGGGTCCTCGGTGCCGCGTCGCTCGATCGACCTCTTCATCGACGCCGTCCGGACCGCGTCGGCCGAGCAGGGACTCGGGGCGAGCAACTCGCTGCCGTTGAGCGCGAGCGACTGA